A section of the Chlorocebus sabaeus isolate Y175 chromosome 17, mChlSab1.0.hap1, whole genome shotgun sequence genome encodes:
- the LOC103221842 gene encoding putative uncharacterized protein ZNRD1-AS1 gives MMKEETGNEIKKKMEKKTTRSIEGLKQCHLIPEREVKHIERHIHQTGQAGEFKNKSFRQVLRPPSETKLPNIVPEGHGIQNAQRRKQVNEREQMQIKDHQERMIRGRELTEQRLKERILRRSQSQLPTYEKRERVKKEIKEFERVIAYPLFQPCSRSRIKVNILMEKSQNGEKVNTIVKPYQRKFLVMPPFLRSQIGKIKD, from the coding sequence ATGATGAAAGAAGAGACAGGcaatgaaatcaagaaaaaaatggagaagaaaacaaCCCGAAGCATAGAAGGACTAAAACAGTGCCATTTGATACCTGAGAGAGAGGTGAAACACATAGAAAGGCACATACATCAAACAGGACAGGCTGGAGAATTTAAGAACAAATCATTTAGACAAGTACTGCGACCCCCCAGTGAAACAAAATTACCAAACATTGTGCCAGAAGGGCATGGCATCCAGAACGCACAGAGAAGAAAGCAGGTAAATGAGAGGGAACAGATGCAGATTAAGGATCACCAGGAACGCATGATTCGAGGGAGAGAACTTACAGAGCAAAGActcaaggaaagaatcttaagaagaAGCCAGAGCCAGCTACCTACATATGAGAAGCGTGAGAGagtaaagaaagagataaaggagTTTGAAAGAGTTATTGCATATCCTCTTTTCCAGCCATGCAGTAGAAGTCGGATTAAAGTGAATATTCTAATGGAAAAGTCTCAGAATGGAGAGAAAGTGAATACAATTGTGAAACCATATCAAAGAAAATTCTTGGTCATGCCACCCTTTTTAAGAAgtcaaataggaaaaataaaagattaa
- the POLR1H gene encoding DNA-directed RNA polymerase I subunit RPA12 gives MSVMDLDGTCSSFQSDLDFCSDCGSVLPLPGAQDTVTCTRCGFNINVRDFEGKVVKTSVVFHQLGTAMPMSVEEGPECQGPVVDRRCPRCGHEGMAYHTRQMRSADEGQTVFYTCTNCKFQEKEDS, from the exons ATGTCTGTCATGGACCTCGACGGTACTTGCTCCAGCTTTCAGTCGGACTTGGATTTCTGTTCAGATTGCGGCTCGGTCCTGCCTCTGCCCGGGGCTCAGGATACGGTTACCTGTACTCGCTGTGGCTTCAACATCAACGTTCGGG ACTTTGAGGGGAAGGTTGTGAAGACTTCCGTTGTGTTCCACCAACTGGGGACAGCCATGCCTATGTCTGTGGAGGAAGGGCCTGAGTGCCAGGGACCTGTG GTTGACAGGCGCTGCCCTCGATGTGGTCATGAAGGAATGGCATACCACACCAGACAGATGCGTTCAGCCGATGAAGGGCAAACTGTCTTCTACACCTGTACCAACTGCAA GTTCCAGGAGAAGGAAGACTCTTGA